The Meleagris gallopavo isolate NT-WF06-2002-E0010 breed Aviagen turkey brand Nicholas breeding stock chromosome 10, Turkey_5.1, whole genome shotgun sequence genome contains a region encoding:
- the CACHD1 gene encoding VWFA and cache domain-containing protein 1, which yields MMEFDGNFNTNVSRTISCDRLSTTVNSRAFNPGRDLNSVLADNLKSNPGIKWQYFSSEEGIFTVFPAHKFRCKGSYEHRSRPVYVSTVRPQSKHIVVIVDHGASVTETQLQIAKDAAQVILSSIDEHDKISVLTVADTVRTCSLDQCYKTFLSPATSETKRKMSTFVSSIKSSDSPTQHAIGFQKAFQLIRNTNNGTKLQGNTDMVIISLSAGITSKDSSEDDKKATLRVINEENSFLNNSVMILTYALMNEGVTGLKELAFLRDLAEQNSVKYGVPDRTTLPVIKGSMMVLNQLSNLETTVGRFYTNLPNRMIDEAVFSLPFSDEMGDGLIMTVSKPCYFGNLLLGIVGVDVNLAYILEDVTYYQDSLGSYTFLIDNKGYTLMHPSLTRPYLLSEPPLHTDIIHYENIPKFELVRQNILSIPLGSQIITVPVNSSLSWHVNKLREVGKEAYNVSYAWKMVQDTSFILCVVVIQPEIPVKQLKNLNTVPSSKLLYHRLDLLGQPNACLHFKQLATLESPTVMLSAGSFSSPYEHLSQPETKRMVEHYTAYLSDNTRLIANPGLKFSVRNEVMATSHVTDEWMTQMEMSSYEQLNSYIVRRYIATPNGVLRIYPGSLMDKAFDPTRRQWYLHAVANPGLITFTGPYLDVGGAGYVVTISHTIHSSSAQMSSGHSVAVMGIDFTLRYFYKVLMDLLPVCNQDGGNKIRCFIMEDRGYLVAHPTLIDPKGHAPVEQQHITHKEPLVANDILNHPNFVKKNLCNSFSDRTVQRFYKFNTSLVGDLTNLVHGSHCSKYRLTRIPGTNAFVGIVNETCDSLAFCACSMVDRLCLNCHRMEQNECECPCECPLEVNECTGNLTNAESRNPSCEVHQEPMTFTAIDPSLQDALPQCINTQCNQRTESGDCFGVLDCEWCMVDSDGKTHLDKSYCAPQKECFGGIVGAKSPYVDDLGAIGDEVITLNMIKSAPVGPVAGGIMGCIMVLVLAVYAYRHQIHRRSHQHMSPLAAQEMSVRMSNLENDRDERDDDSHEDRGIISNTRFIAAVIERHAHSPERRRRYWGRSGTESDHGYSTMSPQEDSENPPCNNDPLSAGVDVGNHDEDLDLDTPPQTAALLSHKFHHYRLHHPTLHHSHHLQAAVTVHTVDAEC from the exons ATTCGATGGCAATTTTAACACCAACGTTTCTAGGACAATTAGTTGTGATAGACTGTCCACCACTGTCAACAGCAGAGCCTTCAATCCTGGACGTGATTTAAATTCTG TTCTTGCTGATAATCTGAAGTCAAACCCGGGGATTAAATGGCAGTATTTCAGCTCAGAAGAAGGCATTTTCACCGTTTTCCCAGCCCACAAGTTCCGGTGCAAAGGCAGCTATGAACACCGCAGCAG GCCTGTCTATGTTTCTACTGTTCGACCTCAATCCAAACATATTGTTGTCATTGTGGACCACGGAGCTTCAGTCACAGAAACGCAGCTTCAGATTGCCAAAGATGCTGCTCAGGTCATTCTGAGCTCAATAGACGAACACGATAAG atCTCTGTGTTAACCGTGGCAGACACAGTAAGAACCTGCTCACTGGATCAGTGCTATAAGACGTTTCTGTCTCCTGCCACCAGTGAGACAAAAAGGAAGATGTCCACCTTCGTTAGCAGTATAAAGTCATCTGACAGCCCCACGCAGCATGCAATAGGATTTCAAAAGGCTTTCCAGTTGATACGAAATACAAACAATGGCACAAAACTCCAAGGAA ATACCGATATGGTCAtaatttctctctctgctggGATCACATCGAAAGATTCCTCAGAAGATGATAAAAAGGCTACTCTACGTGTCatcaatgaagaaaacagttttctcaaTAACTCAGTCATGATTCTCACTTACGCTCTTATGAACG aggGAGTGACAGGTTTGAAAGAACTGGCCTTCCTCCGAGACCTGGCAGAGCAGAACTCGGTGAAGTACGGCGTTCCAGATCGAACAACCCTGCCTGTGATCAAGGGCAGCATGATGGTCCTAAACCAGCTGAGTAACCTGGAAACTACAGTTGGCCGCTTCTACACAAACCTCCCCAACCGAATGATCGACGAGGCGGTCTTCAGTCTGCCTTTCTCAGATGAAATGGGAGATG GCCTGATAATGACTGTAAGTAAACCGTGCTACTTTGGGAACCTGCTGCTAGGGATTGTTGGAGTGGATGTTAATCTTGCATATATCTTGGAAGATGTCACCTATTACCAGGACTCATTGGGTTCCTACACATTTCTCATTGATAATAAAG ggtACACTCTTATGCACCCATCCCTTACCAGGCCCTACCTGCTGTCTGAACCACCCCTCCACACGGATATTATACATTATGAGAACATCCCAAAATTTGAGCTGGTGCGGCAGAACATCCTCAG CATTCCCCTGGGCAGCCAGATCATTACAGTCCCTGTGAACTCCTCACTGTCCTGGCATGTAAACAAACTGAGAGAAGTTGGGAAAGAGGCCTACAATGTCAGCTATGCCTGGAAAATG GTTCAGGACACGTCCtttattctgtgtgttgtgGTGATACAACCAGAAATACCTGTGAAGCAACTTAAGAATCTCAACACTGTCCCCAGCAGCAAGCTCCTGTACCACCGCCTGGATCTGCTGGGCCAGCCAAACGCCTGTCTGCACTTCAAGCAGCTGGCAACTTTAG AAAGCCCTACAGTAATGCTCTCTGCgggcagcttctcttctccttaTGAACATCTCAGCCAGCCCGAGACGAAGCGGATGGTGGAGCACTACACGGCGTACCTCAGCGACAACACGCGCCTGATTGCTAATCCTGGCCTTAAG ttctCTGTCAGAAATGAAGTAATGGCTACCAGTCACGTCACAGATGAATGGATGACACAAATGGAAATGAGTAGTTATGAACAGTTGAACAGTTATATTGTGCGCCGTTACATAGCAACCCCCAATGGGGTGCTCCGAATTTACCCCGGTTCCCTCATGGACAAAGCATTTGATCCCACCAGGAGACAATG GTACTTGCATGCAGTGGCCAATCCAGGGCTAATTACCTTTACTGGTCCTTATTTAGATGTAGGAGGGGCAGGCTACGTCGTTACCATCAGTCACACCATTCACTCTTCCAG tgcacagaTGTCTTCGGGGCATTCGGTGGCTGTGATGGGCATTGACTTCACCCTGCGGTACTTCTACAAAGTTCTCATGGACCTGCTGCCAGTTTGTAACCAAGATGGAGGAAACAAAATCAG GTGCTTTATCATGGAGGACAGAGGGTATCTGGTGGCACACCCAACACTCATCGATCCCAAAGGACACGCGCCAGTAGAGCAACAGCATATTACACACAAG GAGCCCTTGGTAGCAAATGACATTCTTAACCACCCAAATTTTGTCAAGAAGAACCTCTGCAACAGCTTCAGTGACAGAACAGTTCAGCGGTTTTATAAATTCAATACCAGCCTAGTG GGAGATCTGACAAACCTTGTGCACGGCAGCCACTGCTCCAAGTACAGGCTGACAAGAATACCGGGCACCAATGCCTTCGTGGGCATCGTCAATGAGACCTGTGATTCACTTGCTTTCTGCGCCTGCAGCATGGTGGACAGGCTGTGTCTGAACTGCCACAG AATGGAGCAGAATGAATGTGAATGCCCATGTGAGTGCCCTCTGGAGGTAAACGAATGCACAGGCAACCTCACAAATGCTGAGAGCAG GAATCCTAGTTGTGAAGTTCACCAGGAGCCAATGACTTTCACAGCAATCGACCCGAGTCTGCAGGATGCACTCCCTCAGTGCATTAACACTCAGTGCAATCAGAGAACAGAGAGCGG GGATTGCTTTGGTGTGTTGGACTGTGAGTGGTGTATGGTAGACAGCGATGGGAAGACTCATCTGGATAAGTCCTACTGTGCCCCTCAGAAGGAATGCTTCGGTGGCATCGTGGGAGCCAAGAGCCCATATGTGGATGACCTGGGAGCAATAG GAGATGAAGTAATCACTCTGAACATGATAAAAAGCGCACCGGTCGGCCCGGTGGCTGGAGGCATCATGGGCTGCATTATGGTGCTCGTCCTAGCAGTGTATGCATATCGTCACCAGATACATCGGAGGAGTCACCAGCACATGTCACCTTTGGCAGCACAGG AAATGTCAGTGCGTATGTCGAACCTGGAAAACGACAGGGACGAGAGAGATGATGACAGCCATGAAGACAGAGGAATCA TCAGTAACACCCGATTCATAGCAGCAGTAATAGAGCGGCATGCCCACAGCCCAGAACGCAGACGCCGATACTGGGGTCGATCAGGAACGGAGAGCGACCACG gcTACAGCACTATGAGTCCTCAGGAGGACAGCGAAAATCCGCCGTGCAATAACGATCCGCTGTCAGCTGGTGTTGATGTTGGAAACCACGACGAAGACTTAGACCTGGACACACCACCTCagacagcagccctgctgagccaCAAGTTTCACCACTACCGGTTGCACCACCCCACTCTACACCACAGCCACCATTTACAGGCTGCAGTCACCGTACACACTGTGGATGCAGAGTGCTAA